In a genomic window of Drosophila takahashii strain IR98-3 E-12201 chromosome 3L, DtakHiC1v2, whole genome shotgun sequence:
- the LOC108065792 gene encoding microtubule-associated protein futsch, translated as MGCASSTPMVATAGSEMLKAASHVKQKGEAVVEEASGTLTTTLDTAKETVGTAVAGITNELGNAFKEGTQALDEAKHKVMEGLHLEEPQESDAKTDQGEATMSTSRAPTPQLKEDDADSLKTSTPEPEIERALANEEESPPSPKPTLEEMVELSAEVSQVADAPAPAPPATESAPPAAEAPASGSTAPVESRKVRRRGKDKRDKEQQRPSTTEWEKFADQLAKSKKFKPYESFAHSQNKFSVYQDHTSLRDKPNHYDGHFSGGNSQSASQSDLSSGHITPAPTRRGQREFAKFVGSEQPGSISRSSSRLSNAASRTFDFNPQRERISLPVATRIGSGIQRAPAERISGWGRGRPTPLAEEPGYAGRRMSTGVIPQSLRPEREKFLGTGSRRAVQPITPTKDSRREKSSKKSSSRESSYLELDSRRADKSPLRISKPLSKQIVRSREPSFNEFDSMKAHKSPLRGSKEIRPPINTASREPSYRELKSLKTNKIPMGLQKPSTKEVFRSREPSYIEFDSFKKDESPLRNESLAKEIILSREQSHIEFDSYKADKSPVITNEKHDLAENVTKKHHTSSEHLPQRDISPSEVTRTPTNQNLSSAPQTPQNTEDPAVTTSKMPSPPASRVSSGKSSDSSNLDVIIQPLSSLNTPSVKSFTQSPDQVVMEGYEDSDLEAALARLEILRGSTATLHSLRSCSPGKHTYTASLLSSRRTSPWVMRKKYGGTIGREMKPSPLIGSSLKSSETSHQTLERCDICYNEFIIN; from the exons ATGGGCTGTGCCAGCAGCACtcccatggttgcaacggcgGGCAGCGAAATGCTGAAAGCCGCCAGCCATGTCAAGCAGAAGGGCGAGGCCGTCGTAGaag AAGCTTCTGGGACGTTGACTACCACTTTGGACACGGCCAAGGAGACCGTTGGCACGGCGGTGGCGGGAATTACCAATGAGCTGGGCAACGCCTTCAAGGAGGGCACTCAGGCTCTGGACGAGGCCAAGCACAAGGTGATGGAGGGTCTGCATCTGGAGGAGCCGCAGGAATCCGATGCGAAAACGGATCAGGGAGAGGCCACCATGAGCACTTCGCGGGCTCCAACGCCCCAACTAAAGGAAGATGATGCCGATAGCCTGAAGACCTCGACTCCGGAGCCGGAAATCGAAAGGGCTCTGGCAAACGAGGAGGAGAGTCCGCCCAGTCCGAAGCCCACGCTGGAGGAGATGGTTGAGCTGAGTGCCGAGGTGTCGCAGGTGGCAGATGCACCTGCCCCTGCCCCGCCTGCCACAGAGTCAGCTCCTCCGGCAGCCGAGGCTCCCGCATCCGGATCCACCGCACCCGTGGA AAGTCGTAAAGTTCGTCGCAGGGGAAAGGATAAAAGGGATAAGGAGCAGCAGAGACCCAGTACCACCGAGTGGGAGAAGTTTGCGGATCAGTTGGCCAAAAGCAAGAAGTTCAAGCCCTACGAAAGTTTTGCCCACAGCCAGAACAAGTTCTCCGTTTACCAGGATCACACGAGTCTGCGGGACAAGCCGAATCACTACGATGGTCACTTCAGCGGTGGCAACTCGCAGAGTGCCTCCCAATCGGATCTGTCCAGTGGTCACATAACACCCGCCCCTACTCGTCGAGGTCAGCGGGAGTTCGCCAAGTTCGTGGGCTCCGAACAGCCGGGCAGCATTTCCCGCTCCAGTTCCAGACTTTCGAATGCCGCCTCCAGGACCTTCGATTTCAATCCCCAACGCGAACGCATCAGTCTTCCGGTGGCGACTCGCATtggttctggtatccaaagaGCTCCTGCGGAAAGGATTTCCGGTTGGGGTAGAGGAAGACCTACTCCTTTGGCGGAGGAACCCGGTTACGCAGGACGCAGAATGAGCACGGGGGTCATTCCACAGTCCCTGCGACCTGAGAGGGAGAAGTTCCTAGGCACTGGAAGTCGCCGAGCAGTACAACCCATAACCCCAACAAAGGATTCGAGAAGAGAAAAGTCTTCCAAGAAAAGTTCTTCCAGAGAGTCGTCTTACCTGGAACTTGATTCTCGCAGAGCCGATAAAAGTCCATTAAGAATCTCCAAGCCCTTATCAAAGCAAATAGTGCGCTCCAGAGAACCATCTTTCAATGAGTTCGATTCCATGAAGGCGCATAAGAGTCCTTTAAGAGGATCTAAGGAAATTCGGCCACCAATAAATACAGCTTCCAGAGAACCATCCTATAGGGAGTTAAAGTCCTTGAAAACGAATAAAATACCCATGGGATTACAAAAACCTTCAACAAAAGAGGTCTTTAGATCTAGAGAGCCCTCCTATATAGAATTTGATTCCTTTAAGAAAGATGAGAGCCCGCTAAGAAATGAATCTttggcaaaggaaataatactaTCTAGAGAGCAGTCGCATATTGAATTTGATTCCTATAAAGCAGACAAAAGCCCTGTAATAACAAATGAAAAGCATGATCTAGCAGAAAATGTAACGAAAAAGCATCATACTTCTTCGGAACATCTACCTCAGAGAGATATCAGTCCGAGTGAGGTAACTCGAACCCCAACAAACCAAAATCTATCCTCTGCTCCTCAAACACCTCAAAACACAGAAGACCCTGCGGTTACCACCTCAAAGATGCCATCACCACCCGCTTCGCGTGTTTCCAGCGGCAAATCCTCAGACAGCAGCAATTTAGATGTGATAATTCAGCCTTTGAGCAGTCTGAACACACCTAGTGTAAAGTCCTTTACCCAGTCACCTGATCAGGTGGTAATGGAGGGCTATGAGGATTCCGATTTGGAGGCTGCTCTGGCCAGGTTGGAAATCCTGAGGGGATCCACAGCCACTTTACATTCGCTAAGATCCTGTAGTCCTGGCAAACACACCTACACTGCCTCCCTTCTAAGTTCTCGAAGAACATCTCCTTGGGTGATGCGAAAAAAGTATGGAGGCACAATTGGGAGAGAAATGAAACCATCACCATTGATAGGAAGTTCCCTGAAATCCTCAGAGACCAGCCATCAAACACTCGAACGCTGCGATATTTGCTATAATgagtttattataaattaa